The region CTCAGTTTTGTCGCCTTTTGCGCTCATTTTTCCTCAACTTCCACGCAAGGACTCCGACTCGGCTCGGTCCTAACTGGAGATCGGCTTGCTTCTTGTCCGTGTAAAAACTGTGCAGCTGTGCGTATATGTGGAAGGGCTTTGGATTTACGcgcttttttgtgtgttgttgtttacgCACCGGACCTTTACctaaaaacaaaggaattaaCGTCGCACGCTCTTGGATTAGCAGGCTGCGAATGTTCCGCGTTCAACTCGCGTGGGGGACAACGCGCTTCCTTTCTGGATGGACTCTCGGTAGGCTTGATGGATTCGACCCTATGGACGCTTGCATATAGGTAAATAACCGCTTTAAAGTCATTTCCCACGCAATTTTGCGGCGCGCTCTGGGGATGAATACACCTTTCAAACGCTTTTGCGCCACTTTTAAAACTTTTGTATTGAGTTTTGACGCATTTAAAAGCGCAGAAAATGACGCTgaagggagtttttttttttcttagtggaGGTTCCACGCGTGCATGTATGCGTCTCTCCCTGGCTACCCCACCACCACCCTCCGGCGCTTGTTTTCATTCATAACTTTTCCTGTTTGCATGTAACGCAGGCTTTAGGTGCAAATTGACTTTGCAAATGTTTGACAAAAAAATGCTGAGTGGACACGTGCATATTAACgccaagtgtaaaaaaaaaaatcacaacagtTTGTTTGAAACCATCAAAAAGTGCGTGTAGTTTCTCGGTGGCGAAAATAAGGAGCGTGGGCCATTGATGGCATGTCTAAAAATGTCACAATTGTTGGAGAAGAAAACGTTCTCAGATCGTCGAATAATAAATACGTTGTTTGTGTTTTGGATGGTTTATTTTAGGTAAAAACTttgtttaaaaagcatttaaatTTTCCACTGACattttcaaagtttttttttcacaactgGCTTTGACCTTGaggctttttgttgttgtcttctCTCCACTATTTCCTTCAAAAGCCTTCTTTTCCCTACTTTCTCGTGGGGGTGCGCGTGAGAATACTAAGCGAGGCGGCTCATTTAGTCGCTGTCCTCATTTCGTGGCTGCGCTCGCATTTAAATGTTAACTAGTCATAGAGATGTAAATGAGCGAGGGGAAGTGTTTGCTAGCGGGCCCCCGTTGGACTTTTTGCAATGCGTGCGTATTGGGGCGGGGGGGCGTCTTGTTTCTTAGTCGATTTCTGGTGAACTAAAAGTACTATTGTGGTGATAAATGGATTCCCAGAAGAGAAATTTGCTGTTCTAGTAGTCTACAATGATAGCAACACAAGCAAAAGTAGGCATGCTGAACTACTAATATTCAATAACATATAGGCCATAATTCCAGTATGGTCCtaaagtttgggggggggggggggggaccaaaaTGTTGACACTATGGAATACATAATGTAACATTGGCGTttcttgaaaatgttttaataagtGTAATATGTAATATTGTAGTGAGTAAGTGTAATAACGATATATTTTTCGATGTCCTAGTGGTAGCTTTTTGGGCCCTCAAGGACACCATACAAAGCGTAGTAGTAATACAGCGTGAGTAGAACATGCTGAAGAGGGTAGACTACTATATAATTTGCTATTGTGCCAGATAGGTAAATTTGAGCATTCAATGAATCACTGGTTACTTATTGTTTTAACCATCGATGTTTCTATGCGTCTGTTTTTTACTTCAAACTATTGTTGTGTTTAAAGTGCTCAACATCAAAAGTTGAGTTGAGTTATACATGTATATTCCAGTCTGTCAGCACAATGTGAAGAAAGCTAACAAATGTCTCCCGTTTGCGCAGGTTTTCCGATGCATGCCAAGTCCACGGTGAATGTCGGAAGTGGTGATCCCCCCAGATGGAGCTCCAAAGTCAACATGGCCCCGGCGGTTCATTAGTGGTGATCCAGCAGCCCTCCCTCGAGAGCCGGCAGAGGTCGGATTACGAGCGGGAGTTCCAGCATGCCGCCATCCTCTCCCTGGACCAGATCAAGGCCATCCGCTCCAGCAACGAGTACACCGAGGGGCCGTCAGTGGCGCGCCGCCCGCCCGTGCCCCGCATGCCGCCGCGGCCACACGACAAGCAGGAGAGGACTCATGAGGTCATCCTGGTCAATGTGAACAACAACTATGAGCACCGGCCGTCCGGAGGGGCGGCTGCGGGTGGCCACCACTGGGGTGGTGGCGGGGGGACCCGAGTGCCGGTTCTGAGCCGTTCTACCAGCACGGGGAGCGCTGCCAGCTCGGGGAGCAACAGCAGCGCCTCCTCCGAGCAGGGACTCCTAGCACGCTCGCCGCCCGTCAGACTCGCTGGGAACTCGCGGCCCGTTCGGACTCAGCCCAAAGCCAAAGGGCCAGTGGTGGACTCGGGTTCCCACCTCCACCAGGTGCCGCTCAAGGACAAATCAGATTTCTCAGGCCCCGGGAAAGGGCCGCTACCGCCCGTCGCAGCCGGGCACCAATTCATCTGCGAACGTTGTGGCAAATGCAAGTGCAGCGAGTGCACGGCGCCCCGCAGCCTGCCCTCGTGCCTGGCGTGCAACGGCCAATGCCTGTGCTCAGCGGAGAGCGCGCTGGAGCACGGCACGTGCATGTGCCTAGTCAAGGGGATCTTCTACCACTGCTCCAATGACGACGAGGGGGACTCGTGCGCCGACCACCCCTGCTCGCCATCGCACTCGCACTGCTGCTCACGCTTCCTGTGCATGGGATTAATGTCGGTACTCTTCCCCTGCCTGCTGTGCTACCCGCCGGTCAAGGGCTGCCTGAAGGCGTGCCAGGGATGCTATGACCGGGTGCGGAGGCCCGGCTGCCGATGCAAGAACTCCAACACTGTGTATTGCAAACTGGAGAGCTGGGCCCCGCAGAACCAGGAGAAACCCTCCTGATTGCGCCCACTGATCCCAACGAGCACCACCGCGGACAGTAAGGACAGCAGCAAAATCTAGCAAGCACCTCCCACCCGTCTTCCCTTGAAGAAAAACCACTCGATTTCAAAAATGCTTTTTCTGGTTCAGGACCGGGTTTTTACACACCAGTGTTTTGCCTTAACCGCTCCCACGTCCTTCCTCTGTTTTCcgtattgtttttctttctgtttttttcctGTGAAAGAGTGTCTTCTCAGAGCAGGGTTTCTCAAACAAAATTTGACATAAGGGGGTTTGACCCCCAAGAAAGAAGTTGGAGCCCATTCTTGGCCCCGACTGTCATTGTGCTCATGTTTACCAGGGTTTCTCTAACTCAACCCCCTTTGTAATGACAATTCAAATcagacaaatgcaaaaaaacacaactcGAATTTGACATTTGGGGACCATCCCCTAAAAATGGGATCCGTTCTCTGCCTCTGACACTCAGTTTGTAAATCCCTGCTTATGTTGTGACATGGTTTCTCAAACTCAGCCCCTGATGATGTCTCCGCAAATTATACCCAGCCCGATACAAAATATAAATTCCTGAATAGAAATTCAAATTTCACGTTTAGGACCCATTCTTGGCCCCCAATCCTCAGTTTGAGAACCCCTACTTGTTTTTAGGGCAATGATGTAGCTGTTACCTCCAGgtatctttttgtttttgaattaCCAGTTCCTAGACCACACTAAAAACCTCCTTTATGCTTATGTTGCTTTAACACAAGCACATCCATctcatagtatttgtttttcctctcttcTCTCCACATGGAATATGCTTCTCTCCCCTCATCCTCCCATTTATTTTGTGTACATTGTATGctcaaaagaaaaagaggaattCTGGCTATTTTGTTTAAGAAAATCTGTTAAAATTTGTTGTTgtacaaaaatatttattatgtgAAGCTCTATTATTTTATGATATTTATTGCAAGAGACAGTCTTAAAATTTTACTCATGTCAATATAACAAAAATATCAAATACTTActgagaaaaaaattaaaagggtGGCACAAAAGAAAACTATGTTAACTTTAATgcagaaaatatattaattaatgaaaacaaacaagcacttgtctggctttttttttactctctgAATGTATGTGTTGATGGAATTTTTGCCATTGTGCATGTGACGTTGACATCACCCCCTGCCCCCAGCCCCAACAGGAAGTCACGCAACAAGTCACCACAAGATCCCCACCATCAGATTCCCAAACTTGCAGGCGCTCTCcatattgtgtgcgtgtgtgtgcgaccATTACCAGGCCACCTGTTCAAAGATAATAAAACCGGCAGCCATCAATGGCGTGCTTTTACGGCGTAGTTCCTGCACTTAAAGGCAACTCCAACCCCACCCTCACCCTTTCCTTTTTCTCCTACCCATTTGTCgtacttttttttgtgggtcagaGGAATTTATCACTTGGGAAGCCTGCTGACACTCATCCCCCACCGTGGGCCCCCCAGGGGATGAGGTCATTACTTTGAAAATCAGTTGGACAAACTAGGAAGTCCTAAGATGCGTTAACATAGGGGGGCATTTGGCGGAACGTTGTAAAAGTTTTGCAGATAAGAGGGCCGGGAAGGTAAATAAGGGCACAAAAGGTTACATAAAGTCTCTGTGTTATGACTTTGTCAGCACTTTAGGTGGGGAAAGACAGCACAGGtactttggggaaaaaaatgagagataaaataaaaagaaatattttatgcAAGGAGAAAAACAGAAAGGTGGCTGTTGCTAAGATCGCTGAATAATTACTTGTTTCAAATGTTCAAAAAGCATGCTGATTTGTAATTTTGGGCAGGGAACGTTCGGGCAGCTGAACCTTGGGTCCTTTGTGCCTTGTGACATCAGGCAAGTGAGTGAAGGAGGGAGGTTTTAGCTAAAGTTACAAACTAATGTGTTAGCTATCTTATGTGCTTTATGGGTGGTAGTCGTGTTAAAAGGGACACAATACTTGGTGAACATAAGCACTTTATGATAGCTCCTTTATCGGAAAAACTATGTCGGTACTAATATTCCCACCGCTAAAACTATCTGTAGTCATTTCAGGACAATTTGGAGATGAGACAAACTGGTCCAACAACTTTGGGGCCTGTTCTTTTCCCCGCCCTCCCACCTTAGCAGGCAAGCATGGTATTGTTTCCTGGCTTGGCTTATCACATTCTATGGTCACCTAGTGTCTAAAAAGGTGATTCATTGCCACATTACTACTCTTGTTCACTGGAAACTGTAAAAATATTAAAGACAATATTGGCAGAACAATTTCACACCCTGCCATCAATCAGCAGCCAGAGCTTGCTCCATGACACCGGCGGCCTGCAGCAAACTTCTTCGCCCGGCCCCGTGCTGCCAGTCAGCCGGCCGATGTACGTCAATTTCGGATAAATAACTTCGAGACAGCACCCGGAGGACGGCTTGTCGAAGTTAAAAAGTTGGACTTGAAAAGATTGGAAGCAACGGACTTCCAACAAGGAGGCCAACCCTTCAGCTGAGTGTGACCTCCTTTTCGGATAGGCTTGGACTTCAGGGGAAATGTAAGTCAAATGAACCCTTTCAGATTTCAATTGAACATATAACGACCTATGAACACTCCATCTCACATAAAGCCTCTCGGATCACATTTTGTTTGTGAATATTGTTAAATAGACAAAATCGACTAAAATTTTCATTGTTCTCTATATATGcatatcatttttttaaataaaatttagGCCTGATGAGTTTATTGCACTTGATAACAAAATGTTTCAACGACCCCTGAAGGAGGTTCCTCGTTCTGACCAAATGGGCCTAAatgtgctttgtgtgtgtgtgggggggggggtcgtggaATGTACCTTCTGTTGGCATCGGAGTGGATTAGTGATTTGTCAGTTTCCTGTCGTCTTTCACTGCGACACAACTCGAGAGCCATTTGGCTCCCTCGCATGCCGGCAAACAATAGGAGGccactttttttccctccactaTACTCTTGTAGTGACAGCGTGTTTACTTGATGTTTTCCAGCCTAAGCCAAATAAGGAAGCCGATCTCCAACTTGGCCATGAAGGCAAAAATAGCTTTGGAACCTTTTTCCCATCAGGCGTCATTTAGATGTTTCATAAATCCACCGAGAACTAAAGCAAAGTCAACATAGAATATGATGGATATTGCATATTTTGATGTATGTTTGAGCttttttcaacatttccggggaaTGGGGAGGGAGGGCTGCATGGTCATAGGTTGCCACCTTTGGCTATTGTGTTGTCACagcattgagaaaaaaaactgaaatgctGCTTTTTCTGGAGGATGATAACAGATGTGTCTGTATTAtgtaatatttttcattttttcataTTGAATCATTGTAGAAATCAATAAATGAAACAAATATCATTTActtaaaattattttgattGATTCAGGCAGAGGGGTGTTGGTCAAACACAGACGCACGATCGGTAGGTGGAAGGTCTCCAAGTGTCCATTTGCATTAACCATCTTGACATCATCCACAAGAGGAGATTTCGCAGTTCCTTTTCATCTCAATGCAATTTACGCACGGCGACCTCTTACTCGGACTCCAGCGAGTCCTTCCACTATATAGGTCGGGTGACTGCTTCAGTTGACCATGTTGGCTGCattccaatttttttctttatattttGGCTTTAAATATATCAAATTGATTTCTTTCTTAACATGGAAGCAGATTTGGGATTGTACATTTGTAAAGGTATTTTCCctcaattattttaaaatgtttgttttcattcatttctgaCCAATGCAACTAAGCCACTTAGCAGATGGACTGTTGTTAATCTATGATGTCTAATGATGTGGTGGGGAACATTAAAATATGATGTAACatatttttatgattattattattatatattatgtgcaaaaaaacatcttttgcGGTTTCATTTCCTCGTCAATCACTAACGTCCTACTCATGTGGTGAATGACGCTTTTGCAAAGTGAAATCTGAGTCACTATTAAGTAATTTGTCGGTGTAAACTGCGCAGCTTGTTTCAGGTTAAATTTAGCAGCGGCGCACGCCCACGTCATGTTTCTTggtagtattattttttttaactacatgATTATCAAGTGAGTCACGGAGGAACCTCCAAGCCGCACATCCTACGGGGGCAGTCCTGTTTTTTCCAAGCCGGGGCATGGCAGGAGCACAATGTTCTCTTCCAGTGGTCCTCCTCCACATTGCCGCTTCAGCTTTCCTCAAACTCCTCATATGGTTTCTAttaaaccccccaccccctcgccTCTGCACTCCCTACACTCTTATAAATAGAAATAAGCAATCAGAGGAAGTGTAAGGATTTGGGCCTCTTCTGGACTCCCGAACACAGTGACCCTTGCTAAAAAAGACGCTAACTCTGGAGACGTTTTGGTTTTGGACGAGCTGTGTAAGAAACCTTTGATGTGTTCAGAAACACGTCCAACATCCACTCGGCGTCCGCAGGATAAAAATGACTTTAAAATAGTCCAGAAATCGGCACAGATTTGAATTGTGTCAATCCTGAAATAGTCTCGCCAGGATTTATTAGCATTCAGAATGCAAGGTATTCCAATTgactatatatatagatattttCAAGACGGAGACCAGTAATGTTCAAATGTGGATCAAGTGAAAGGATACTACATTTAATGCTAATTCCAACTGACCTCACTGGAGGTTTACAGTTATAAACTGCGACTGCTTCCTGTTTGGATTGTCACCTAGAGCCATCTTTTCTCCTCGGGAGCCATAAAGGGCAGGCCGATGTTTTAGCAGGTGTTGAGGGTTATTCATAATGGAAGTGTTTCATTGAGGCTCCCGGGTACACACCACAAACACCACCAACTGCTGCACACGCCGCCTCCTTAGCACTTCACCACTATTCTGTTTTAGGTGTAAAAACATACAGCTCTCCCTTGTGTTGGCCCAGCCCCCTTCCTGTTACTTTGGTTGCCCTTATTTGGGCAAGGATGATCAATGTGCCTCATCAGTGGCTCCTGTTCATCAAGGTCTGGAAAGTCACAAGGTGAGGATCTATCAAAATGGGATCACAGCAGGTTTcaaggggatggatggatggatggatggatggatggatggatggatggatggatggatggatggatggatggacggacggacggacggacggacggacggacagacggacgggcaGGCGGGCGGCTTGGGCGGGCGGTCAGATGGATAGATGGTGTTGTTGGGTTTGGTTGGAAAGTGTAACTAGCTACCTTTGGTACTCAAAGCCCTTCACACTGCTTCTTCGTTTATGTACTGATGGCATGCCATCAGCAGCAATTGGGTTcaatgtcttgctcaaggacgcTTCAACATGATCACAATGGATGGAGATCAACACTCCGATCTTAAGGATGGGAGATAATCGCTACGACTGAGCCAAGCGGCCCAAGATTAGCACATGACTCAGTACTCACGACAAGAACAAGGATATTTTTGATTATTCAGAGTTTTCATGATGTTGTGATCTTATTGTGATTTACTTTGTAGCATGTGGCCTCACCTCAATTCATCTGTGATTGGCTAGTCCAAAATGCTTGCTCATGCACAGCGAGCTAGCTGCTCTTTGTTGGTAACTCGAAGCATTCCAGGCCCTTACAAACCacttttgttctgtttttcctTTTGGTATGTGGCGGCCTTAAAAACAAAAGGGTATGATGTCTTGCTAGAATCCTTTCAGGAAGAATAATAATTCCTAAACTGCATACCCCCCCACCCGCTTTTGCTCCcttcctctgtttttttttttagtggggaTTAGACTTTGCATCCAGACAGACGGTTCCCGTCTGCTGGCTTTTTTCAATTCACTTCCTCCCCTCACAGACAGACCCCCTACCCTCTTGACACCCCCCCCCATCCCATTCCCCTTTCCTTGCGTCCCGCCAAGcatccccccccaacacacaccctCCCCAATGGCTCCTCTGTTATGTGGCTGGAAATAATCTTTTATTGCCCAGTTGTTCGGAAGTGACCTCCTGCCCTTGATTAGATAGGGCCAAGTCCTATCACACGATTTGTTTGAGCGGGCCGGGTGAACAGACCCCTCCCTACCTCCACACTCATCCATACATCCCCCAGCCCCTGTCGCCTCTACACCACCGGCCCAATCTTTTCTCCAACCCCCTTAcgtccctctctcactgcctggTGATCCTGTATGAGGGGACAACAATGGGGGGCTTTAGTTTTGTCCGGCTCTTCTTGGTTGGGATGGCCTTGGGTTGGAGGGTGTGGTGGCTTGTGGGTGGTGGGGCATCATGAGGGACTTTCTTTTTCCTCATCCTTCAACCTCTCACCATCttgatgactttttttgttttattttaggaCACCTGATTTTAATCAGATTTTTCACAAATACAGTCCAAGGCACTTTCATGTCTTTGCATtctgtgaaatatttttgttgtttattgAATGAAAATATCTCAAAAACACACCGATTAATAGAAATAAAGTTGAGtcgagttttgttttgttttgttttgtgacaACCCATTTTATGAGGATAATGTATAAAACCTGAGGTGTTGTACCTTgtccaaacaaaatgtttgcaaacacgtttgaaaacacacaaaaaatcttTTCTTAGAAGTTTCAAAGACAAATATTAACTGTCAGAAATGGGTCGCAAAGAAGTTTTAGTCACCTGTGTGTAAAGGAGAAGACTCGCGTTGGAAAGTTTTTACCAAAATCTACCAAATAAACTGTCATTAGAAAAAGGGAGGGAAATAACTTTTGGTGTCATTTGTACAGAACCGATACACATACTGGACAATAATAGTTTCACACCGCGGTTCTGGTATCACAGAAAATTGCCTGTAGGGTGAAGGAAAGTTTCAAGTTTCCATTCCTATTAGCATTTCTCTACGTTTTATCCATGTGTAGAGATGTTTACTTTTCTCCTCGTCTGAAGGCGAATCTGCCTCCGTTACCATCTCTTATTGGACCTCCAAAGCCCTATAATGTGCTGGGTGACTTTGTACCCCTCAGAACTCCCTCCAGGGTCTCCACATCCAAAGCAGGAGTGGGGGGGTTCAGAACAGGAATCTGAGGAGTCCCCCTACCACGATCATAGCACCTCCACACCCCTCCAGATCAAAGAGAAGGGACACAGAGGGGCTTATCTGTTGTTGATTTTAGACTTACGCTCAAGCACGGGCTTCTAGAAATGTGTCAAGGAATTACAGGATTTGATCACTGGAGCTTCATCCCATTCCCAACCCCCCTCCCACTCACCTTTTCATTTGTTATTAGAGTCCTTTGAACCTGTGGGTGTCTTTTGTCCATTGGAGGGGTGCTTTAGCAGGGACAGCTAAGCGGAAGAGCACATAGGAACAGCAACGGGGGTCATGTGGGTGTCGTGAGAGATGAGCAGATGTGTTGCGGGAA is a window of Syngnathus typhle isolate RoL2023-S1 ecotype Sweden linkage group LG1, RoL_Styp_1.0, whole genome shotgun sequence DNA encoding:
- the spry1 gene encoding protein sprouty homolog 1, which gives rise to MELQSQHGPGGSLVVIQQPSLESRQRSDYEREFQHAAILSLDQIKAIRSSNEYTEGPSVARRPPVPRMPPRPHDKQERTHEVILVNVNNNYEHRPSGGAAAGGHHWGGGGGTRVPVLSRSTSTGSAASSGSNSSASSEQGLLARSPPVRLAGNSRPVRTQPKAKGPVVDSGSHLHQVPLKDKSDFSGPGKGPLPPVAAGHQFICERCGKCKCSECTAPRSLPSCLACNGQCLCSAESALEHGTCMCLVKGIFYHCSNDDEGDSCADHPCSPSHSHCCSRFLCMGLMSVLFPCLLCYPPVKGCLKACQGCYDRVRRPGCRCKNSNTVYCKLESWAPQNQEKPS